GGACAGAAACGGGCCGCCGGCCCGGCGCGACTGGGCGTGGATGGCCCTGGCGGCCAGTTCCTTGCCGGTGCCGGATTCGCCGCGAATGAGCACGGTGTAGTCCGAGGCAGCCACGGCGGCGAGGGTGTCCTGGACGTGGCGCATGGCCGCAGACTGGCCGAGCAGGCCGGGATCGACCCCGCAGGCGGCCACGGCGGCCCGCAGCCGACGGTTTTCGTGCAGCAGCGCGGCCCGTTCCAGACCCTTGGCAATGACCCGGGCCAGGTGGTCGGAGTCCACGGGTTTGGTCAGGAAATCGTAGGCCCCGGCCCGAAGCGCCAGGACGGCGGAATCGATGTCGCCGTGGGCGGTTAGAAGCACGATGCCGAGGTTGGGGGCCAGGGCCAGGGCCTTGGGCAGCAGATCAAGGCCGCTTAGGCCCGGCATGCGTAGATCGGTGACCATGACGTCGCATGGAAAGATGGCCAGATCGGCCAGGGCCGCTTCGCCGGAGAGCACGCAGGCCAGGCTGGCGGCCGGGAGTTTGGGCGCAAGCAGGCGCACGAGACCCTTGGCGAAGTCGGGCTGGTCGTCGACGATGAGCACGCGGGGGGCGGCGGTCATGGGGTTTGCTCCTGGCAGGAACCAACGCAGGCGGGGAGGGCCAGGGTGAAGACCGCGCCGCCGTCGTTGGCCACTTCAATGGTTCCGTGCATTTCGCGCATGAGGCCATAAGCCACGGCCAGCCCGAGACCCGAGCCGCGCCCGGCGTCCTTGGTGGTGAAAAACGGGTCGAAGATGTGGGGCAGATCGGCTGGCGGGATGCCGGGACCGTTGTCGGCCACAGTGAGGATCAGGTGCTGGCAGTCGCCGGAGAGGGCGGCGGCCAGGGTGATCCGGCCCGTACCCGGGGCAACGGCGTCCAGGGCGTTTAAAAGCAGGTTGGAGAGCACCTGTTCCAGGGCGGTGGCGTCGGCCTTGGCCAGCGGCAGGTCGCCTGGGACGCTGACGGACAGGGACACGCGGCGGGCTTGGCTCTGGACTGCGAAGATGCGGGCCAGGCTTGCGATCAACGCGCCGAGGTCGCAGGGGCCGGGGTTGGCCGGCCGGGGCCGGGCAAAGTCCAGCAGATCGCGCAGCACCTTCTTGGCCAGGGTGGCGTGGCGTTCGATGACGGCCAGATCGTCCACGGCCTGGGGATCAACCAGGCTTTGGCGCAAGAGCTCTGCGTAGCAGGCGATAACGCCAAGGGGGTTGTTGATCTCGTGGGCCAGCCCGGCCGCCAGTTTGCCCACGGCCACAAGTTTTTCGGTTTGGCGCATCTGCTCAAGCATCCGGCGTTCGGCGGTATTTTCCCGGGCATAGACCACAAAGCGGCGCGACTGGCCGGCGGGCGCAGCCAGGGGGTAGCGGGTGACGGCAAAGGAACGGCCGCCGTCGAGGCTGACGGTGGTGAAAACGGGTTCGTCGGCAACAGGCGATGACGGGGCGTCGGAGCTTGGTTCGCCCAGCAATCTGGCCGGCAGGCGCGGCCTCTGACCAGGGAGGGGAGGCGTGTCGGCCAGGGCGCGGGCCAGTTCCCGGGCCGGTTCGTTGGCCAGGATGATGCCGCTGGCGCTGTCGATCAGGGCCAGCGGGTCGGAGATGCCGTCGAAGATGGAACCGAGCAGGACGTTTTGGGCCAAAAGTGAATTGATGGCGTCGAGGTTTTCCAGCGCAATGCCGAGCTGCTGGCCGATGGCCCGGTAGAGATCGGCGGCCTCGGGATCAGGACCGGGACCGTCCGCCGGGAAATAGAGGCGCAGGAGCCCACGGCTGACGTCGGTGGTGCGCACCGGTATAAGGGCCGCCTGATCGGTCAGGCGTAATTCGCCTTCGGCCACCAGTCTGCGCCAGTCCCCAGGGGGCGGGGGCGGGGTGACGCCCGCCGGCCAGACAATGGAACTGCCGTCGGAAAATTCGCACTCATAGGCGACGGTGTCGGCCCCGAATCGGCCGGCAATGCGGGCCAGGGCCGCCGCCAGCAGCTCGGCCCTGGTCTGGGAAAGATTCAAAATATTCAAGAGTTCGACGAAAAGCGACACGTCCGAGCGGCGTTCGTCTGCTTCCCGGGCCAGATCCAGGGTTCGCTCGGCCACCTTGCGTTCCAGATTCTGGGCATGGTCTTCGATCTTCTCCCGGGCTTCCTTGAGGCGCGAGGCCAAGGCGTCGATGCCGGCGTAGATCTCCTCGATTTCCCCGGCGTCGGCGGTTTTTTCGGGGGTCTCACCGGCTTCTTTGGGGAAGTACCGGCGCAAAACCTCCGTTGCCCGGCGCAGGTTGACCACCACCAGCCGGTCGAAAAACACCTGCAGCGTCAGATAAAAAGCGCCCATGCCCAGAGCGAAAAGCGACAGGAAGCCGACGGTCTTGCCCTTGATCTGCCCCAGCGCTCCGCCCACAGGCATGGTCACCATGTCGAGCCCCACCAGTTCCCCCTCGTGCCGCCAAAACCCCCTGGTGTCGCCATAGCGCACAATGAGCGCCTTGGGGGCCTTGGCCGGGTCGCCGTGGCAGTGCAGGCACGAGTCCTCAAAGCGTACCGGCCGGGCCGCCATATAGACCTCTTCTCCGTCGCGCCGGGTGATTTCCTCCAGTCGGGCCAGATACGGATCGGCCGCAAAGCGCTCCATGGTCATGCGCTCGAAGGGATCGGCCTCGTAATCGGGGTTGCGCGCGCCCACGGCCACCCGGCGGTAACGGAACTGGTCGTCGCGGCTGTTCAAGTCGCTCATGACCTTGCGGGTGACAAACGAGGTGGACATGGCCTCAAGCACGAAGTCGTCGGCAGGCAGCCGGTCGTACATGACCGGGCGCAGCACCTCGCGCACATAGGCCTGCATGGCCTCGACCTGGGACAGCACCAGCGAGGCTTTGTGCTCGGTGTCGGTGACGAGCTGGTCGCGCAGATTCATGGAGATCACCACGGCGAAAAAGACGCCAAGGGCGACCATGCTGACCGACAGCCCGACCATGAAACGGTGTTTGAGGGTTTTCATGTCTGCTCCTGTCCGGAGTTTGGGACGGCCGGGGAAAAAAGGCAATGCAGCCGCGCGGCGTCAGGCTGCCAACCGGAGTTGGCAGGGAATAGAAAAGTTGCGTTAATAATCGCAATACGGTAATAGATCACAATGGAGGATTCCCTGGCCTCGGTTTTGTGGAGGGGGGGCCTCCCCCAGGACAAAGGAGGAAACGGATGAAAATTCTTGTGGCCCACGACGGATCGGCTCAGGCGGACAAGGCTCTTGATGTTGGCGTCGGCATCGCCGGCAAGAGTGGAGGATCGGTGGTTGTGGTCAATGTGGTCCCGGATCTGTGTCTGGCGAGCGAGGAAATTGGGATGGAGACCTGCGAATTGGTGTCCCGCTCGCTCACCGACGAGGC
This DNA window, taken from Desulfovibrio sp. TomC, encodes the following:
- a CDS encoding c-type heme family protein; translated protein: MKTLKHRFMVGLSVSMVALGVFFAVVISMNLRDQLVTDTEHKASLVLSQVEAMQAYVREVLRPVMYDRLPADDFVLEAMSTSFVTRKVMSDLNSRDDQFRYRRVAVGARNPDYEADPFERMTMERFAADPYLARLEEITRRDGEEVYMAARPVRFEDSCLHCHGDPAKAPKALIVRYGDTRGFWRHEGELVGLDMVTMPVGGALGQIKGKTVGFLSLFALGMGAFYLTLQVFFDRLVVVNLRRATEVLRRYFPKEAGETPEKTADAGEIEEIYAGIDALASRLKEAREKIEDHAQNLERKVAERTLDLAREADERRSDVSLFVELLNILNLSQTRAELLAAALARIAGRFGADTVAYECEFSDGSSIVWPAGVTPPPPPGDWRRLVAEGELRLTDQAALIPVRTTDVSRGLLRLYFPADGPGPDPEAADLYRAIGQQLGIALENLDAINSLLAQNVLLGSIFDGISDPLALIDSASGIILANEPARELARALADTPPLPGQRPRLPARLLGEPSSDAPSSPVADEPVFTTVSLDGGRSFAVTRYPLAAPAGQSRRFVVYARENTAERRMLEQMRQTEKLVAVGKLAAGLAHEINNPLGVIACYAELLRQSLVDPQAVDDLAVIERHATLAKKVLRDLLDFARPRPANPGPCDLGALIASLARIFAVQSQARRVSLSVSVPGDLPLAKADATALEQVLSNLLLNALDAVAPGTGRITLAAALSGDCQHLILTVADNGPGIPPADLPHIFDPFFTTKDAGRGSGLGLAVAYGLMREMHGTIEVANDGGAVFTLALPACVGSCQEQTP